The Gordonia sp. KTR9 genome contains a region encoding:
- a CDS encoding acyl-CoA dehydrogenase family protein — protein sequence MTRSASSVRPQPHLTHEVFNQSAPRVDVNEYELDTVLREAVTRHDAAWGDAELREIGALVGSESFKHDAHLANAVTPVLRTFDRWGNRIDEVEYHPAYHRIISASIAHGSHTRCWADPQPGSHVVRAAAFMLFGQIEPGHACPVSMTHAVIPSLELQPDVAAQWVPKALSRTYSPDLAADKSSAIFGMSMTEKQGGSDVRANTTVAIPAGTGGPGAEYLLTGHKWFCSAPMSDAFLVLAQAQGAGGEGLSCFLLPRILPDGTRNVFRIQRLKDKLGNKSNASSEIELDGTVAIMIGEPGRGVRTIIEMVAQTRLDCVLGSAAGMRQAVAEAVWHARHRSAFGATLADQPAMTAVLADLALESEAATTTAIRLARAHDEDADPQERAFRRLATAVAKYWICKRGPHHAYESLECLGGNGYTEDFPLAMRYREQPVMAVWEGSGNVIALDVLRAMTREPESIAAFDAEISLARGADRTLDAHLDHLRDQLGELSRMDPADAQRRARSTVEATALALQASLLVRHSPAAVADAFIAARLGPDRSLEYGALPAGADLGAILERH from the coding sequence ATGACCCGGTCCGCGAGTTCCGTTCGGCCGCAACCGCATCTCACCCACGAGGTGTTCAACCAGTCGGCCCCGCGGGTCGACGTCAACGAGTACGAACTCGACACCGTGCTCCGCGAAGCGGTCACGCGCCACGACGCGGCGTGGGGCGACGCCGAGCTCCGCGAGATCGGGGCGCTGGTCGGCAGTGAATCCTTCAAGCACGACGCCCATCTCGCGAACGCCGTCACCCCGGTGCTGCGGACCTTCGACCGATGGGGCAACCGCATCGACGAGGTCGAGTACCACCCGGCCTACCACCGCATCATCTCCGCATCGATCGCCCATGGTTCCCACACCCGGTGCTGGGCGGACCCGCAACCGGGTTCGCACGTCGTACGCGCCGCGGCGTTCATGCTCTTCGGCCAGATCGAGCCCGGTCACGCGTGCCCGGTGTCGATGACCCATGCGGTCATCCCCTCTCTGGAACTCCAGCCCGACGTCGCCGCCCAGTGGGTGCCGAAAGCGCTGTCGCGCACCTACTCCCCCGACCTCGCCGCCGACAAGAGCTCGGCGATCTTCGGCATGTCGATGACCGAGAAGCAGGGCGGCTCCGACGTGCGCGCCAATACGACGGTCGCGATTCCGGCGGGCACCGGCGGTCCGGGCGCGGAATACCTGCTGACCGGACACAAGTGGTTCTGCTCGGCCCCGATGTCGGATGCCTTCCTCGTCCTCGCACAGGCGCAGGGCGCGGGTGGCGAGGGGCTCTCGTGCTTCCTGCTCCCGCGCATCCTGCCCGACGGCACCCGCAACGTCTTCCGCATCCAGCGCCTGAAGGACAAGCTGGGCAACAAATCCAACGCGTCGAGCGAGATCGAACTGGACGGCACAGTCGCGATCATGATCGGCGAGCCCGGACGCGGCGTACGCACCATCATCGAGATGGTCGCGCAGACCCGACTCGATTGCGTCCTCGGTTCGGCTGCGGGCATGCGCCAGGCCGTGGCCGAGGCGGTCTGGCACGCGCGGCACCGCAGCGCATTCGGCGCGACACTGGCCGATCAGCCCGCGATGACCGCCGTATTGGCCGATCTCGCACTGGAATCGGAGGCTGCGACCACCACCGCGATCCGACTCGCTCGCGCGCACGACGAGGACGCCGACCCGCAGGAGCGGGCCTTCCGCCGACTCGCCACCGCCGTAGCGAAGTACTGGATCTGCAAACGCGGCCCCCATCACGCCTACGAGTCCCTGGAATGCCTGGGCGGCAACGGCTACACCGAGGACTTCCCGCTCGCCATGCGCTACCGCGAGCAGCCGGTGATGGCGGTGTGGGAGGGTTCGGGCAACGTCATCGCCCTCGATGTCCTGCGGGCCATGACTCGCGAACCCGAGTCCATCGCCGCCTTCGATGCCGAGATCTCGCTCGCGCGCGGCGCGGATCGCACCCTCGACGCCCATCTCGACCACCTGCGCGACCAGCTCGGCGAACTCTCCCGTATGGATCCCGCCGACGCCCAGCGGCGGGCACGGTCCACCGTCGAGGCCACGGCCCTGGCCCTGCAGGCGTCACTTCTCGTCCGGCACAGTCCCGCCGCCGTCGCCGATGCGTTCATCGCCGCGCGCCTGGGTCCCGACCGCAGCCTCGAATACGGCGCCCTTCCTGCCGGCGCCGACCTGGGTGCGATCCTCGAGCGACACTGA
- a CDS encoding LysR family transcriptional regulator, whose protein sequence is MNGPGEPGLRDIDLRRLRMFVVVMEAPSLRVAADDLFISQQALSSAIRELERHLGVELFSRSRRSLTPTPAGEALYRGAVPLLAGGEQLATQVRRVDAGSPAPFVIGHAPDLASSEVFRIIEPVVLADPSVPITVRPVFAELIRDELLSGAIDMALGRGVAAPPDMATTIATQHELRLAVRADHPLAAHDRVDMADLAGYEIVVWGPEHEYEYTDILVGLCRRAGFEPRIILSTLLGTPPHTAVIAHPDACAFVTNEPGWIYVNRIRIVEFTDPPFAPVRAMWLPNTSSTLRRQILAAAENSL, encoded by the coding sequence ATGAATGGTCCCGGGGAGCCCGGACTACGCGATATCGACCTCCGACGACTGCGAATGTTCGTCGTGGTGATGGAGGCACCGAGTCTTCGTGTCGCCGCGGATGACCTGTTCATCAGTCAACAAGCGCTCTCGTCGGCCATCCGCGAACTCGAGCGCCACCTCGGTGTCGAGCTCTTCTCACGGTCACGTCGGAGCCTGACGCCGACCCCCGCCGGGGAGGCGCTCTACCGCGGGGCGGTGCCCTTGCTGGCCGGTGGTGAGCAACTCGCCACCCAGGTGCGTCGCGTCGACGCCGGGTCGCCGGCGCCGTTCGTCATCGGCCACGCCCCGGACCTGGCCTCGTCCGAGGTCTTCCGCATCATCGAGCCGGTGGTGCTCGCCGACCCGTCGGTACCGATCACGGTCCGACCGGTCTTCGCCGAACTCATCCGCGACGAGTTGTTGTCCGGGGCCATCGACATGGCCCTCGGTCGTGGTGTGGCGGCGCCACCGGACATGGCCACCACCATCGCGACACAGCACGAACTGCGCCTGGCGGTTCGTGCCGACCATCCGCTCGCCGCGCACGATCGGGTCGACATGGCCGACCTCGCGGGCTACGAGATCGTCGTCTGGGGCCCCGAGCACGAGTACGAATACACCGACATCCTGGTCGGCCTGTGCCGGCGCGCCGGGTTCGAACCGCGAATCATCTTGTCGACGTTGTTGGGTACGCCTCCGCACACCGCGGTGATCGCACACCCCGATGCGTGTGCCTTCGTCACCAACGAGCCCGGCTGGATCTACGTCAACCGCATCCGGATCGTCGAATTCACCGATCCCCCGTTCGCGCCCGTCCGCGCGATGTGGCTGCCCAACACCTCGTCGACCCTCCGGCGTCAGATCCTCGCCGCTGCCGAGAACTCGCTGTGA
- a CDS encoding TetR/AcrR family transcriptional regulator C-terminal domain-containing protein translates to MPTTGRATRDAGKATRKSLLLAAAEVFAEHGESASVAQICQRADAYPNQVTYYFGSKEQLFVEVASAGVLRAGRRAEEAAAGAATVRDYTNTLVGTLLGPCARDVELFATAMLLVARRTDLRPLITDTLTLLHERGEEALLSTLVRTGWQLRAGIDVEARAFWSAIFGLAVQKAATGVDFGYRLTDAVAVVFTNLQIPDEVLDSPLRPVGTDTTSHAAQEA, encoded by the coding sequence ATGCCGACCACCGGACGTGCCACCCGCGACGCGGGCAAGGCCACGCGCAAGTCGCTGCTCCTTGCTGCCGCGGAGGTGTTCGCCGAGCACGGCGAGTCGGCATCCGTGGCGCAGATCTGTCAACGCGCCGACGCCTACCCGAATCAGGTCACGTACTACTTCGGTTCCAAAGAGCAGCTGTTCGTCGAAGTCGCGAGCGCAGGCGTGCTTCGTGCCGGCCGACGCGCGGAGGAAGCGGCGGCCGGCGCCGCCACGGTCCGCGACTACACCAACACGCTCGTGGGAACGTTGCTCGGTCCGTGCGCACGGGACGTGGAACTCTTCGCCACCGCGATGCTCCTCGTCGCACGGCGCACCGACCTGCGTCCGCTCATCACCGACACCCTCACCCTGCTCCATGAGCGCGGCGAAGAAGCACTGCTGTCCACGCTCGTCCGCACCGGCTGGCAACTGCGCGCCGGGATCGACGTCGAGGCCCGGGCCTTCTGGTCGGCGATCTTCGGCCTGGCGGTCCAGAAGGCCGCCACCGGTGTCGATTTCGGCTATCGCCTCACCGACGCCGTCGCCGTCGTCTTCACCAATCTGCAGATCCCCGACGAGGTCCTGGACAGTCCGCTCCGCCCGGTCGGCACAGACACGACATCACACGCAGCACAGGAGGCATGA